Genomic DNA from Klebsiella variicola:
ATCCTCTCCGACGAGTGCGCGATGATCACCGGCTCTATGGGCATGTTGCCGTCCGCCAGCCTCAACGAGCAAGGTTTTGGCCTGTATGAACCAGCGGGCGGCTCGGCGCCGGACATCGCGGGCAAAAATATCGCTAACCCGATCGCGCAGATCCTCTCTCTGGCCCTGCTGCTGCGCTACAGCCTCGACGCTGACGAAGCGGCAACCGCCATTGAAAGCGCCATCAACCGTGCTTTAGAGGAAGGGGTTCGTACCGGCGACCTGGCGCGCGGAACGGCGGCGGTCAGTACTGATGAAATGGGCGATATCATTGCCCGCTATGTCGCAGAAGGGGTGTAATCATGGCGAAGACGTTATACGAAAAATTATTTGATGCGCACGTAGTGTATGAGGCGCAGAACGAAACCCCGCTGCTGTACATCGACCGCCATCTGGTGCACGAAGTGACCTCCCCGCAGGCGTTTGACGGCCTGCGCGCGCATGGCCGCCAGGTGCGCCAGCCGGGTAAAACCTTCGCGACCATGGATCACAACGTCTCGACGCAGACCAAAGATATCAACGCGTCCGGCGAGATGGCCCGTATCCAGATGCAGGAGCTGATTAAGAACTGTAAAGAGTTTGGCGTTGAGCTGTATGACTTAAATCACCCATACCAGGGTATCGTCCACGTCATGGGCCCGGAGCAGGGCGTCACCCTGCCGGGGATGACCATTGTTTGCGGTGACTCCCATACCGCCACCCACGGCGCGTTCGGGGCGCTGGCGTTCGGTATCGGCACCTCCGAAGTGGAGCATGTGCTGGCGACCCAGACCCTGAAACAGGGCCGCGCGAAGACCATGAAAATCGACGTGCAAGGCAAAGCGGCGCCGGGTATTACCGCTAAAGATATCGTGCTGGCCATCATTGGTAAAACCGGTAGCGCCGGCGGCACCGGCCATGTGGTTGAGTTCTGCGGCGAAGCGATCCGCGATCTGAGCATGGAAGGGCGTATGACCCTGTGCAACATGGCGATCGAGATGGGCGCCAAAGCGGGCCTGGTCGCGCCGGACGAAACCACCTTCAATTACGTACGCGGCCGTCTGCATGCGCCGAAAGGCAAAGATTTTGACGATGCCGTCGCGTACTGGAAAACCCTGAAAACCGACGATGGCGCGACGTTTGATACCGTGGTGACGCTGCAGGCGGCGGAGATTGCCCCGCAGGTAACCTGGGGCACCAACCCGGGCCAGGTGATCTCAGTGACGGATAATATCCCCGATCCGGCGTCATTCAGCGATCCAGTGGAACGCGCCAGCGCCGAAAAAGCGCTGGCCTACATGGGCCTGAAATCCGGGATCCCGCTGACGGATGTGGCTATCGATAAAGTGTTTATCGGCTCCTGCACCAACTCGCGAATCGAAGATTTACGCGCCGCGGCGGAAATCGCTAAAGGACGTAAAGTGGCGCCGGGTGTCCAGGCGCTGGTGGTGCCGGGTTCCGGTCCGGTGAAAGCGCAGGCGGAAGCGGAAGGCCTGGATAAGATCTTCATCGAAGCCGGCTTTGAGTGGCGCTTACCGGGTTGCTCGATGTGTCTGGCAATGAACAATGACCGCCTGAATCCGGGCGAGCGCTGTGCCTCCACCAGCAACCGTAATTTTGAAGGCCGTCAGGGCCGCGGCGGACGCACGCACCTGGTGAGCCCGGCAATGGCCGCAGCGGCAGCTGTTACCGGTCATTTCGCCGATATCCGTAATCTGAAGTAAGGAGACCATCATGGCAGAGAAATTTACCCAACATACCGGCCTGGTGGTTCCGCTGGATGCTGCAAACGTCGATACCGACGCGATTATTCCCAAGCAGTTTTTGCAGAAAGTGACTCGCACCGGCTTCGGCGCCCACCTGTTTAACGACTGGCGCTTTCTCGACGATAAAGGCCAGCAGCCGAACCCGGATTTTGTGCTGAATTTCCCGCAATACAAAGGGGCGTCAATCCTGCTGGCACGTGAAAACTTCGGCTGCGGCTCCTCGCGCGAGCACGCGCCGTGGGCGTTGACCGATTACGGCTTTAAGGTCGTGATTGCGCCAAGCTTTGCCGATATCTTTTACGGCAACAGCTTCAATAACCAGCTGCTGCCGGTGACCCTGAGCGACGAGCAGGTCGATGAGCTGTTCAAGCTGGTGCAGGCCAACCCGGGCATGACGTTTGAAGTGGATCTGGAAGCTCAGGTAGTTAAAGCTGGGGATAAAACCTACAGCTTTAAGATCGACGACTTCCGCCGCCACTGTATGCTCAACGGCCTGGATAGCATCGGCCTGACGCTGCAGCACGGAGAGGCGATTTCCGACTATGAACGCAAGCTGCCGGCGTTTATGAATTAACCTTCGGGCCCGGTCATTTGACCGGGCTTTTTAATTTTATCGCGGCGGAAATTGCGATCTCACGCACAAAAAACAATATTGATTCGCTGATTGTCAGGCCTTGCCCCCACCCTGCCCCACACCATAAAGAAGAATCATTCCGCTTTCCTTCTCTTCCTCATCGTTGTTTATGTATTATCCCTTCACTGCAAGTAAAAATAAGGCACGAGTGTTTAATATAAAAATATAAGAATGTGAAAGAAGCGTTAATCTCATAGAGAACCCCTATAGCTCAGAACAAAAAAAAACATTATTTTTCGATTTTTCCCCTCGCTATCGTTGCCCACAGAGAAATATTAACTAAGGACACGCCCGGGCCCCCGCATATCGGCCTCCCGGCCTCCTGTGGAGAGAAGAGATGAGCCACTATCCGCACCTTTTCAGTCCGTTGACCATCAACGGCATGACGCTAAAAAACCGCATTATCATGCCCCCTATGGGCACCAATATGGCCACGCTCAACGGCGAGGTCTCGCAGGAACAGCTGGAATACTATGAACTGCGGGCCAAAGGCGGCACCGGACTTATCACCATCGAAAACATCTGTATTGATTTTCCCTTTGCTTCCAACGGCACCACGCAGTTACGCATCGATAACGATCAATATATTCCGCGACTGTTTAAATTAACCGAGACCCTGCATAAACATGGCGCCTGCGTATCCATTCAGTTAAATCATGCTGGCGCTTCGGCGTACGCCTACCGCCTTGACGGTCAGACGCCACTCTCTTCCTCCACGACGCCCTCGAAAAAGCACGGAAATATTCCACGCCCAATGACGCATGAGGAAATTTATCATGCCGTTGAAAAGTTTGGTGATGCCGCGGAGCGCGTTCGTCGTGCGGGTTTTGACAGCGTCGAAATTCATGCCGGTCATTCCTATTTAATTAGCCAGTTTTTATCGCCGTTATTTAACAAACGCACCGATGAATTTGGCGGCACCGTCGAAAATCGCACCCGGATATTAAGTCTGATTATCGATAAAGTGCGCGCCTGCGTGGGGCCGCGTTTTCCGGTCAGCCTGCGCATCAGCGCCGACGACTTCCTCAAGGGGGGCAATACCCTCGAAGATTCCCTGCGCATCCTTGAACTCTGCCAGGATAAGGTCGATATCATCAACGTCTCTGCGGCGCAGAATGACAACCTGAATCTGCAAATCGACCAGATGTCGCTGGAGGATGGCTGGAAGCGCTACCTCTCCCGCGCGGTGCGCGATAAATTCCATAAGCCCACGGTCATCGCCGGCAATATTCGCTCACCACAGGTGGCCGAGGATATTCTCGCCAGCGGCGATGCCGACCTTATTGCCATTGGCCGCGGCCTGATTGCCGAGCCGGAGTGGGTGCAGAAGGTGCAAGGCGGTAAAGAGCGCCTGATGCGCAAATGCATCTCCTGCAATATCGGTTGCGCTGACCATCGTATCGCCCGCTCGCGCCCGCTGCGCTGTTCGATTAACCCGGACATCATCCACGGCGATGCCTACAAAATGCGCCGCGTCAGTCGCGAAACGAACGTGGTGGTCATCGGCGCTGGCACCGCCGGGATGGAAGCCGCCTGCACGGCGGCGGAAGTCGGTTGCCATACCTGGCTGCTGGAGGCGAAAAACCACGTCGGCGGCCTCGCCAGCGATATCTCCCGTCTGCCGGAGAAAAAGCGTATCGCCGATTTCCCGCAGTTTATGAAAAATCGCATCGCCTCGCTGGACAACCTGATGCTGCAGGTCGGCAAACGTGCCGACGTGGCCTCAGTTTCCGCCCTGCATCCGCATCTGATTGTCAACGCCACCGGCTCAACGCCGCTGCTGCCGCCCATTGAGGGCTTGCGGGAAAACATTGATACCGCGGACGGCAAAGTCTTTTCCATTACCGGCATGATCGACAACCTGGCGAAATTTACCAATATCGAGGGTAAACGTATCGCCGTCGTCGGCGCAGGCGCCGTTGGCCTCGACGTTATCGAATACTTTACGGCGCGCGGCGCGCAGGCGGTATTAATCGAAATGCAGGACGCCGCCGGTCGCGACCTCGACATCATTACCAAAAATGCCATGTTGACCATGCTCGACGAGCACCAGGTCGAACAGCACATGAATACCCAACTGATGGCAGTCGCTGCCGACCATTTCCGGGTGAAAAATACACAGCAAACCTTCGATATCCCCTTTGACTACGGCTTTGTCTGCCTGGGGATGCGCGCCAACCAGACGGGTCTCGACGAGATCGAGCGCTGGGCCAATGCCAATAACGTCAAAATCATGAATATCGGCGACAGCCTGATGGCGCGGCGCATTATCGACGGCATCCGCGAAGGCCGCAACGTGCTGGATACCCTGGAAGACATGGGTGCGCTGGGCAGTCGCGAAGCACAACGAATTCCCTTTCTAACTTATTGAGGATTTTTGTCATGGCAGAACGTATTACTGGACACACTGAGCTGATTGGCCTGATCGCCACCCCGATTCGCCACAGCATGTCACCCACCATGCATAACGAGGCTTTCGCCCATCTCGGGCTGGACTATGTTTATCTGGCTTTTGAAGTCGGTAATCAGGAGCTGAAGGACGTTGTGCAGGGCTTTCGGGCAATGAAGCTGCGCGGCTTTAATGTCTCTATGCCGAACAAAACCGAAATTTGCCAGTATCTCGATAAGCTGTCGCCGGCGGCGCAGCTGGTCGGGGCGGTCAACACCGTGGTCAACGACGATGGCGTACTGACCGGACATATCACCGACGGCACCGGCTATATGCGCGCCCTTAGCGAAGCGGGTATCGATATCATCGGCAAGAAGATGACCGTCCTCGGCGCCGGCGGCGCGGCGACCGCGCTCTGCGTCCAGGCGGCTCTGGATGGCGTGAAGGCGATCTCCATCTTTAACCGCCGCGATAAATTCTTCGCCAACGCCGAAGAAACGGTAGCTAAGATCCGCAACAACACCAACTGCGAGATCCATCTGTTCGATCTCGACGATCATGACAAGCTGCGCGCCGAAATCGACAGCAGCGTGATCCTGACCAATGCCACCGGCGTCGGCATGAAGCCGTTCGAAGGCCAAATGTTGCTGCCGAACGACAGCTTCCTGCGCCCGGATCTGATCGTCTCTGACGTCGTCTACAACCCACGTAAAACCCACCTGCTGGAAGTGGCGGAGAAAAAAGGCTGCCGCACCCTGAACGGTCTGGGGATGATGCTGTGGCAAGGCGCGCGCGCGTTCGAAATCTGGACGGGTAAACAGATGCCGGTTGATTACATCAAGAGCATTCTGTTCTAAGAGGCGAATGATGAAAAATAAATACATCCCTACTGCGGCAGGGCTGTATCTCAACTACCTGATTCACGGCATGGGGGTGCTCTTAATCACCCTCAACATGGCCCATCTTCAGGAACAGTGGGGAACAGACGCTGCTGGCGTATCCATCGTTATCTCCTCGTTAGGTATCGGCAAGCTGGCGACCATTGTGACCGGCTTTTTGTCGGATCGCTTTGGCCGTAAGCCTTTTATTTATCTGGGGATCCTCAGCTATCTGATCTTCTTCGTCGGCATCCTGCTGACTAAAAATATCTATCTGGCCTACGTCTTCGGCATTATGGCGGGCCTGGCGAATAGCTTCCTCGACTCCGGAACCTATCCGGCGCTAATGGAGTCTTTCCCGCACTCCGCCAGCCGGGCCAACGTGCTGATCAAAGCCTTCGTTTCCGCCGGGCAGTTCCTGCTGCCGTTCATTATCAGCTTCCTGATCTGGGCGAATCTGTGGTTCGGCTGGTCGTTCGTCATTGCGGCGGGACTGTTTGTCCTGAGCGGCATCTACCTGCTCAAAATGCCATTCCCGGATAGCCAGTCGGCGAAAAAAGAGGAGGCCCCTACGGCGCAGGCGGAAGCAACTGCCCGGCCGCAGGCTAATAAGCTGGATATGGTGATCTTCACCCTGTACGGCTACATTGGCATGGCAACCTTCTATCTGGTCAGCCAGTGGCTGGCGCAGTACGGTCAATTCGTGGTCGGCCTGCCCTACGCCTCGGCGATTAAACTGCTTAGCATCTATACCGTCGGTTCGCTGGTCTGCGTCTTCGTGACCGCCGCCTTCGTCAAAGAGGTGTTCAGCTCAGCCATCGCCATGATCATCTATACTGGCCTGTCGATGATTTCGCTGCTGCTGGTGTGCCTGTTCCCGACGCCGATGATGGTCACCGGCTTCGCCTTTATCATCGGCTTTGCCGCCGCCGGCGGGGTACTGCAGTTGGGAGCAACAATCATGGCAATGAGTTTCCCGAACGGAAAAGGCAAAGCAACCGGGATCTTCTACACCGCCGGCAGTATCGCCAGCTTCACGATCCCCCTGATCACCGCAAAGCTTTCGCAGATCAGTATTGCCAGCATTATGTGGTTTGATTTTGCAATCGCCGTGATCGGCTTTGTGATCGCCCTGTACATCGGCTATCGTCAACTGCAGGCTCGGGCGGCGCAAAAAGTGTCCCGCACCGCAGTCACCGCCTGAGGTTCAACGCGAACAATAATGGATACCTACATGACAAATGCAGTAACCGTAAAGAACATCACCTTTCAGGAAGGGGAAACCCTCATTTGTGTACCGCTGATCGGCAAAACCCTCGATGAGATACTGGGTAACGCCCATGGTCTGGTCGATGCCGGCGCCGATATTATCGAATGGCGCGTTGACCACTTTACCCAGGTCAGAGACATGACCCAGGTGATGGCCGCGCTGGCGGAAATCCGTGGCGCGCTGAAAGCGCTCCCGCTGCTGTTCACCTTCCGCAGCAAGAAAGAAGGTGGCGAAACCGAGATCAGCGACGAAGCGTACTTCGCGCTCAATCGCGAAGCCGCGCGCAGCGGACTGGTTGATGTTATCGATATCGAGCTATTCAATGATGAAGCGCAGATCCGCGCGCTGGTTAACGATGCGCATGCCGCGGGCGTCAAGGTGATCATGAGTAACCATGATTTCCACAAGACTCCCGCTCAGGAAGATATTATCTATCGCCTGCGCCGCATGCAGGATCTGGGCGCCGACCTGCCGAAGATCGCGGTGATGCCGCAGTCGCCGCAGGACGTTCTGACCTTGCTTGCCGCTACGCTGACCATGAAAGAAAAATATGCCACTCGCCCGCTGATTACCATGTCGATGGGCAAATCCGGTGGCGTTAGCCGGGTGACCGGGCGCTTATTCGGCTCGGCGATGACCTTCGGTACCGTAGGACAGGCTTCTGCGCCAGGACAGATCGCCATCGCCAAACTACGTGAAGTGATGGATATTCTCTCCTGATGCCCGAATGGCCCGGAGGCGATCTCCGGGCCATCCGCTAACAGAGATTCTGGCTGTCGTGGATAACCACATTTTTAAATGACTGTAGCGCCGGGGAAAGTAACCGATCTTTCATTGTCGCCAGATAGATATAGCGTGGGGGGATGGTGTTTTTAATCTTCAGGATGTGAACGTTGTAATAGGAGAGCGCGGAGATCCGCGGCATAATCGCGATCCCATAGTCAATACTGACCAACCCGGCCATCGCGGTATCCTCATCCACGTAGCAGGCGATCTCCGGCACCAGCTTTTGCTGCATAAACACATTATCGATAAACGGACGTAAACCGCTATTCTCTGAAAAATAGATATAGGGATAATGAATCGTCTCTACCAGATCGACCTCATGTTCATACAGGCGGGCCAACGGATGATCCTTCGCCGTGACCACCACCAGCTCCTGCTGAATAACAGGAATAAAATCGATATCCGGCTCATCCGCAATATAAGAGCAAATCGCCAGATCGACTTTGCCAGCTTTCAGCTCCTGCAATAGGGTCAGCGATGTCCCCTGAGTAAAAGAAAAAGTAACGTTGTGACATTCAGGTGAAAGAGAATATTGATTAATTAACTGCGGAACAACATATTCGCCCATCGTGTAAATAAAGGCGATGCGAATATTCTCTTTATTCTCGGCGCCATTTTTTTGTAATGTCATCCGGCCATTCTCCAGCGAGGCCAGCGCATCTTCGACATACGGCAAAAAACGCTTGCCGTTTTGCGTAATTTTAACGTTCCGTCCCTGTCTGGCGAACAGCGCGACCCCTAACTCCTTCTCCAGCTCCGATATCGCATGGCTTAGCGAGGGCTGGGTGATGCACAGACTGGAGGCGGCTTCGGTGTAATGTTCGGTTTCAGACAGACGTTTAAAATAATAAAGTTGCTTTAGGTTCATTATTTTTGCCCGTATAATATAAGAATAAATGCACTGACGCTAATATACCATGCAAGCCACCAATAATGTGCGGGAGCGGGTAAATATCGGCGTTACATCAAATATTCTTTTGTGAAGCGTATGAATGTGCAACAAAGCGTTGCCATTCATAGATACTATCTATAGTTCCTGGAGATGTTTTTGCATGTGCGAATATATGCAAAAATATTTTAAACTTTAAAGGAACTCGCTATGAGTATGTCAAACTCTCAGGAAGTCCTCACTTCCTCATCGGGGACGAAAAAAAGAAGCCGCGTTCGGATAGTTATTTTACTGCTGTTGTCCGTCGGAACGATGATCAATTATCTCGATCGCACCATCCTGGGTATTGTCGCCCCACAATTAACCCAGGAAATTCATATCGATCCAGCGATGATGGGCATCATTTTCTCCGCCTTTGCCTGGACCTATGCGCTGGCGCAGATCCCTGGCGGGGTATTTTTAGACCGTTTTGGTAACAAGCTCACCTATGCCCTGTCTATTTTCTTCTGGTCGCTGTTTACTCTGCTGCAAAGTTTTACCCTCGGGCTGAAAACCCTGCTCCTCCTGCGCCTGGGGCTTGGCGTCAGCGAAGCACCCTGCTTTCCGGCCAACAGCCGCATCGTCAGCACCTGGTTTCCCCAGCATGAGCGCGCGCGGGCGACGGCAACATATACAGTTGGCGAATATATAGGGCTGGCCGCTTTCTCGCCGCTGTTATTTTTAATCCTCGAACACCATGGCTGGAGAACGCTGTTTTTTCTCACCGGCGGATTAGGTATTTTATTTACGTTGGTGTGGTGGCGTTTTTATCACGAACCGCATGAATCACGCACGGCTAATAAAGCAGAGTTGGATTACATCGGCGCAAACAACATTAACAATAAAATCCAGAACGTTCCATTTAACTGGCGTGACGCCAGGTGTCTGCTGGGCTGTCGTCAGATCGTAGGCGCCAGTCTGGGCCAGTTTGCCGGGAACACCACGCTGGTGTTTTTTCTGACGTGGTTTCCCAGCTATCTTGCCAACGAGCGCCATCTCCCCTGGCTTCACGTTGGATTCTTCGCCACCTGGCCCTTCCTCGCCGCCGCGATCGGCATCCTCTTC
This window encodes:
- the leuC gene encoding 3-isopropylmalate dehydratase large subunit gives rise to the protein MAKTLYEKLFDAHVVYEAQNETPLLYIDRHLVHEVTSPQAFDGLRAHGRQVRQPGKTFATMDHNVSTQTKDINASGEMARIQMQELIKNCKEFGVELYDLNHPYQGIVHVMGPEQGVTLPGMTIVCGDSHTATHGAFGALAFGIGTSEVEHVLATQTLKQGRAKTMKIDVQGKAAPGITAKDIVLAIIGKTGSAGGTGHVVEFCGEAIRDLSMEGRMTLCNMAIEMGAKAGLVAPDETTFNYVRGRLHAPKGKDFDDAVAYWKTLKTDDGATFDTVVTLQAAEIAPQVTWGTNPGQVISVTDNIPDPASFSDPVERASAEKALAYMGLKSGIPLTDVAIDKVFIGSCTNSRIEDLRAAAEIAKGRKVAPGVQALVVPGSGPVKAQAEAEGLDKIFIEAGFEWRLPGCSMCLAMNNDRLNPGERCASTSNRNFEGRQGRGGRTHLVSPAMAAAAAVTGHFADIRNLK
- the leuD gene encoding 3-isopropylmalate dehydratase small subunit, with product MAEKFTQHTGLVVPLDAANVDTDAIIPKQFLQKVTRTGFGAHLFNDWRFLDDKGQQPNPDFVLNFPQYKGASILLARENFGCGSSREHAPWALTDYGFKVVIAPSFADIFYGNSFNNQLLPVTLSDEQVDELFKLVQANPGMTFEVDLEAQVVKAGDKTYSFKIDDFRRHCMLNGLDSIGLTLQHGEAISDYERKLPAFMN
- a CDS encoding FAD-dependent oxidoreductase codes for the protein MSHYPHLFSPLTINGMTLKNRIIMPPMGTNMATLNGEVSQEQLEYYELRAKGGTGLITIENICIDFPFASNGTTQLRIDNDQYIPRLFKLTETLHKHGACVSIQLNHAGASAYAYRLDGQTPLSSSTTPSKKHGNIPRPMTHEEIYHAVEKFGDAAERVRRAGFDSVEIHAGHSYLISQFLSPLFNKRTDEFGGTVENRTRILSLIIDKVRACVGPRFPVSLRISADDFLKGGNTLEDSLRILELCQDKVDIINVSAAQNDNLNLQIDQMSLEDGWKRYLSRAVRDKFHKPTVIAGNIRSPQVAEDILASGDADLIAIGRGLIAEPEWVQKVQGGKERLMRKCISCNIGCADHRIARSRPLRCSINPDIIHGDAYKMRRVSRETNVVVIGAGTAGMEAACTAAEVGCHTWLLEAKNHVGGLASDISRLPEKKRIADFPQFMKNRIASLDNLMLQVGKRADVASVSALHPHLIVNATGSTPLLPPIEGLRENIDTADGKVFSITGMIDNLAKFTNIEGKRIAVVGAGAVGLDVIEYFTARGAQAVLIEMQDAAGRDLDIITKNAMLTMLDEHQVEQHMNTQLMAVAADHFRVKNTQQTFDIPFDYGFVCLGMRANQTGLDEIERWANANNVKIMNIGDSLMARRIIDGIREGRNVLDTLEDMGALGSREAQRIPFLTY
- a CDS encoding shikimate dehydrogenase; protein product: MAERITGHTELIGLIATPIRHSMSPTMHNEAFAHLGLDYVYLAFEVGNQELKDVVQGFRAMKLRGFNVSMPNKTEICQYLDKLSPAAQLVGAVNTVVNDDGVLTGHITDGTGYMRALSEAGIDIIGKKMTVLGAGGAATALCVQAALDGVKAISIFNRRDKFFANAEETVAKIRNNTNCEIHLFDLDDHDKLRAEIDSSVILTNATGVGMKPFEGQMLLPNDSFLRPDLIVSDVVYNPRKTHLLEVAEKKGCRTLNGLGMMLWQGARAFEIWTGKQMPVDYIKSILF
- a CDS encoding MFS transporter; the protein is MKNKYIPTAAGLYLNYLIHGMGVLLITLNMAHLQEQWGTDAAGVSIVISSLGIGKLATIVTGFLSDRFGRKPFIYLGILSYLIFFVGILLTKNIYLAYVFGIMAGLANSFLDSGTYPALMESFPHSASRANVLIKAFVSAGQFLLPFIISFLIWANLWFGWSFVIAAGLFVLSGIYLLKMPFPDSQSAKKEEAPTAQAEATARPQANKLDMVIFTLYGYIGMATFYLVSQWLAQYGQFVVGLPYASAIKLLSIYTVGSLVCVFVTAAFVKEVFSSAIAMIIYTGLSMISLLLVCLFPTPMMVTGFAFIIGFAAAGGVLQLGATIMAMSFPNGKGKATGIFYTAGSIASFTIPLITAKLSQISIASIMWFDFAIAVIGFVIALYIGYRQLQARAAQKVSRTAVTA
- the aroD gene encoding type I 3-dehydroquinate dehydratase, which encodes MTNAVTVKNITFQEGETLICVPLIGKTLDEILGNAHGLVDAGADIIEWRVDHFTQVRDMTQVMAALAEIRGALKALPLLFTFRSKKEGGETEISDEAYFALNREAARSGLVDVIDIELFNDEAQIRALVNDAHAAGVKVIMSNHDFHKTPAQEDIIYRLRRMQDLGADLPKIAVMPQSPQDVLTLLAATLTMKEKYATRPLITMSMGKSGGVSRVTGRLFGSAMTFGTVGQASAPGQIAIAKLREVMDILS
- a CDS encoding LysR family transcriptional regulator, which translates into the protein MNLKQLYYFKRLSETEHYTEAASSLCITQPSLSHAISELEKELGVALFARQGRNVKITQNGKRFLPYVEDALASLENGRMTLQKNGAENKENIRIAFIYTMGEYVVPQLINQYSLSPECHNVTFSFTQGTSLTLLQELKAGKVDLAICSYIADEPDIDFIPVIQQELVVVTAKDHPLARLYEHEVDLVETIHYPYIYFSENSGLRPFIDNVFMQQKLVPEIACYVDEDTAMAGLVSIDYGIAIMPRISALSYYNVHILKIKNTIPPRYIYLATMKDRLLSPALQSFKNVVIHDSQNLC
- a CDS encoding MFS transporter, whose protein sequence is MSMSNSQEVLTSSSGTKKRSRVRIVILLLLSVGTMINYLDRTILGIVAPQLTQEIHIDPAMMGIIFSAFAWTYALAQIPGGVFLDRFGNKLTYALSIFFWSLFTLLQSFTLGLKTLLLLRLGLGVSEAPCFPANSRIVSTWFPQHERARATATYTVGEYIGLAAFSPLLFLILEHHGWRTLFFLTGGLGILFTLVWWRFYHEPHESRTANKAELDYIGANNINNKIQNVPFNWRDARCLLGCRQIVGASLGQFAGNTTLVFFLTWFPSYLANERHLPWLHVGFFATWPFLAAAIGILFGGWISDRLLKRTGSVNISRKLPIISGLLLSSCIIAANWVSANSTVIIIMSVAFFGQGMVGLGWTLISDIAPENMAGLTGGIFNFCANMASIIAPLIIGVIISATGNFFYALIYVGLTALIGVIAYIFIIGDIKRIVLE